From Sulfurihydrogenibium sp., one genomic window encodes:
- a CDS encoding OmpA family protein, with product MKKKIIASTFILAFASNVFANQDVDISKIQERFDKLKEKHALECSPEEYGMVESYLESLKAENNQSANSLKLTVKIEGLLTKIEKNINSDKDKDGIPCYKEIELGLNPNIPDVVEKVKVAQNKESEKSDINIINIKEKEFPKTHKSITAFTQPLRVHFYSNSSKIKKEYLPYLNIVAKYLKTHPDVKVKIKGYTDNTGSKKYNDKLALKRAKAVKQYLVKLGVSPNRIMIDGAGKSEYIVSNNNELDRFTNRRAEFYIINLAK from the coding sequence ATGAAAAAGAAAATTATTGCTTCCACATTTATTTTAGCTTTTGCAAGTAATGTATTTGCTAATCAAGACGTTGACATAAGTAAAATTCAAGAAAGATTTGATAAATTAAAAGAAAAACATGCTCTTGAATGTTCACCGGAAGAATATGGAATGGTAGAAAGCTATTTAGAAAGTTTAAAAGCTGAGAATAATCAATCTGCAAATTCCTTAAAACTTACAGTAAAAATAGAAGGTCTATTAACAAAAATAGAAAAAAATATAAATTCTGATAAAGATAAAGACGGCATTCCGTGTTATAAAGAAATAGAGCTTGGTCTTAATCCAAACATTCCTGATGTTGTAGAAAAAGTAAAAGTTGCTCAAAACAAAGAATCTGAAAAATCAGATATTAATATAATTAATATAAAAGAGAAAGAATTTCCGAAAACTCATAAGAGTATAACAGCTTTTACTCAACCACTCAGGGTTCATTTTTATTCAAACAGTTCAAAAATAAAGAAGGAGTATTTACCTTACTTAAATATAGTTGCTAAGTATCTAAAAACACATCCGGATGTAAAAGTTAAGATTAAGGGTTATACTGATAATACAGGTTCTAAAAAGTATAACGATAAATTGGCTTTAAAAAGAGCTAAGGCTGTAAAACAATATCTAGTTAAGCTTGGTGTTTCTCCAAATAGAATAATGATAGACGGGGCTGGAAAATCTGAATACATTGTTTCTAATAATAATGAATTAGATAGATTTACAAATAGAAGAGCCGAATTTTACATAATAAATTTGGCAAAATAG
- a CDS encoding type II secretion system F family protein, translated as MKFAYEGYLEGKKVKGELEASTKQEVVKKLKEEGITPVKIEELKRKISLSFKKEKPSDEDLAFILLQIETYLKSGFQLTKALEIVSSQTEDKNLSTGLLKIKSAIESGKSVSQAFKESKLFPEFFPLMLESAQTGENLEMIFKITSDYLLSVSSIKSKVISALIYPAVILIFSVMSVFVATNYVIPKIISVLQSFGKEPPLITKAILIFAKIFNYLIFITPILIIAYFFKDRFIKKEVFDKYLLKIPIAGKLILYFNLSRFAKVLNLSLKSNTPIQNALTYAINSISNSYLRQKLTPLIEDVRKGSNISKSIRKVKELPTLFITLLDTGESSGELEKMLDTIASVYDSLIERIIDRWMKLIEPIMMLIIGAVIGIIILSVILPIMDISTGTKLK; from the coding sequence ATGAAGTTTGCATACGAAGGCTATCTTGAAGGTAAAAAGGTAAAAGGTGAGTTAGAAGCAAGTACAAAGCAAGAGGTTGTAAAAAAGCTAAAAGAAGAAGGTATTACTCCTGTTAAGATAGAGGAGCTAAAGAGAAAAATCTCATTATCGTTTAAAAAAGAAAAACCATCAGACGAAGATTTGGCTTTTATATTACTTCAGATTGAGACATACTTAAAAAGTGGATTTCAACTTACAAAAGCCTTAGAGATAGTCTCATCACAAACAGAGGATAAAAATTTATCAACCGGACTGCTAAAAATAAAGTCTGCTATAGAAAGTGGTAAAAGCGTATCACAAGCATTCAAAGAATCTAAACTGTTTCCTGAGTTTTTTCCTTTGATGCTTGAATCTGCACAAACAGGTGAAAATCTTGAGATGATTTTTAAAATCACATCTGATTATCTGCTCAGCGTGTCATCTATTAAAAGCAAAGTAATATCAGCATTAATCTATCCGGCTGTTATCTTGATTTTCAGTGTAATGTCTGTTTTTGTAGCTACCAATTATGTTATTCCAAAAATCATAAGCGTTTTACAAAGCTTTGGAAAAGAACCACCCTTAATTACAAAAGCAATACTGATTTTTGCAAAAATCTTTAACTACCTAATTTTTATAACGCCAATCTTGATTATTGCTTACTTTTTTAAAGACAGATTTATAAAAAAAGAGGTCTTTGATAAGTATCTCTTAAAAATTCCGATAGCGGGCAAGCTGATTTTATATTTTAATCTTTCAAGGTTTGCAAAGGTTTTAAACTTAAGTTTAAAATCAAATACACCAATCCAAAATGCTTTGACTTATGCAATAAACAGCATAAGCAACAGCTATTTAAGACAGAAGCTGACACCTTTGATAGAAGACGTAAGAAAAGGTTCTAACATATCAAAGAGTATAAGGAAGGTAAAAGAACTTCCTACTTTGTTTATTACATTACTTGATACTGGGGAATCTTCCGGAGAGCTTGAAAAAATGCTTGACACAATAGCAAGTGTTTACGATTCTCTTATCGAAAGAATCATAGATAGATGGATGAAATTGATAGAGCCAATCATGATGTTAATAATTGGTGCTGTAATAGGTATTATAATTCTGAGCGTAATTCTTCCGATTATGGATATTTCAACCGGAACTAAGTTGAAATAA
- a CDS encoding prepilin-type N-terminal cleavage/methylation domain-containing protein, which yields MLNKKGFTLIEVIITIMILSLVFSVLAFSIYSTVKNSVDIKGQSEKLKEYTSFFWDMQKKFSANTKTFLRNNNGHPILVLYNTSGNYYKGLVKSVFFVKDNDLYYYEFPYVYGDPYFYDEKQSYKVLHFENLDISLVSQGKGFKDFEGNPDILIIQINDKRMVFK from the coding sequence ATGTTAAATAAAAAAGGCTTTACGCTAATAGAAGTTATCATAACGATAATGATTCTATCCTTAGTGTTTTCTGTATTGGCTTTTTCTATTTATAGCACAGTAAAAAACAGTGTAGACATTAAAGGTCAATCGGAAAAGCTTAAAGAATATACTTCTTTTTTTTGGGATATGCAAAAAAAGTTTTCTGCAAACACAAAAACGTTTTTAAGAAATAATAACGGACATCCAATTTTAGTGTTATACAATACTTCCGGGAATTATTATAAAGGTTTGGTAAAATCTGTCTTTTTTGTTAAAGATAATGATTTGTACTATTATGAATTTCCTTATGTATATGGAGATCCTTATTTTTACGATGAGAAGCAGTCTTATAAAGTTTTACACTTTGAAAATTTGGATATTAGCCTTGTAAGTCAGGGAAAGGGTTTCAAAGATTTTGAAGGCAATCCTGATATACTGATTATTCAAATAAATGATAAAAGGATGGTTTTTAAGTAA
- a CDS encoding prepilin-type N-terminal cleavage/methylation domain-containing protein encodes MAVKNKGFTLLEVLIALAILTSSFLVLFQLVYQARVNYFNSKQTFENLLYVDSKIKEGNYSNLNVSNSQIEILGIKINRSTFEKNGVYIDIFNVK; translated from the coding sequence ATGGCAGTAAAAAACAAAGGCTTTACGCTATTAGAAGTATTAATAGCTTTAGCTATTTTAACATCTTCATTTTTAGTATTGTTTCAGCTTGTCTATCAAGCAAGGGTAAATTATTTTAATTCAAAACAAACATTTGAAAATTTGCTATACGTAGATTCAAAAATAAAAGAAGGAAATTATTCAAATTTAAATGTATCAAACTCTCAGATAGAGATTTTGGGAATCAAGATCAATAGGTCAACCTTTGAAAAAAACGGCGTTTATATAGATATTTTTAATGTTAAATAA
- the gspG gene encoding type II secretion system major pseudopilin GspG: MRKNNKGFTLIELLVVVIILGMLAALIIPKVVGRLDESKIETTKIQMRAIKDALEQYKLDNGVYPTTQQGLKALVEKPTTPPVPTRWRQYLDKLPKDAWDNDFIYMSPSVGHPFELKSAGPDRTEGTEDDISIWQ; this comes from the coding sequence ATGAGAAAAAACAACAAAGGTTTTACATTAATTGAACTTTTAGTTGTTGTCATCATACTTGGAATGCTGGCAGCTTTAATCATTCCTAAGGTTGTTGGAAGGCTTGATGAGTCTAAGATAGAAACTACAAAAATACAGATGAGAGCTATAAAAGATGCTTTAGAACAGTATAAGCTTGATAACGGCGTTTATCCAACTACACAACAAGGATTAAAGGCATTGGTTGAAAAACCAACAACTCCTCCCGTTCCAACAAGATGGAGACAGTATTTAGATAAACTGCCAAAAGATGCTTGGGATAATGATTTTATTTATATGTCTCCCAGTGTAGGTCATCCATTTGAGTTAAAATCAGCAGGTCCTGATAGAACAGAAGGTACAGAAGACGATATAAGTATATGGCAGTAA
- a CDS encoding cupin domain-containing protein — translation MIDINEAKKKLIDLGYSDLYVWQDSPGTYYDWHTHSEDEVRYILEGSMVIGTKDKVYHLRAGDILEVPAGTKHWAKTEEGVKYLCGSKRHI, via the coding sequence ATGATTGATATAAATGAGGCAAAGAAAAAGCTTATAGACTTAGGCTATAGCGATTTATATGTTTGGCAAGATTCTCCAGGAACATATTACGATTGGCATACACATAGTGAAGATGAAGTTAGATATATTTTAGAAGGCTCTATGGTTATTGGAACAAAAGATAAAGTTTATCATTTGAGAGCAGGAGATATTTTGGAAGTTCCAGCCGGGACGAAGCATTGGGCTAAGACTGAAGAAGGGGTAAAGTATTTATGCGGAAGTAAGAGACATATTTAA
- a CDS encoding phosphatidate cytidylyltransferase: protein MSELIKRVISAVVLASITIGGIIYLPTQALKIVIALLTVVVSYEAFNLIGKKYPELKHPIVFIMAFISSLSLLFMDTYLAILIIFLFSFYVASKKWDLNYLAVSIFGLSYSVFFVSSLGLLVDYNKYLLFLLFAVVWTGDTLAYFVGKNFGKHKLSTRISPKKTVEGAVGSFLGSLIGGYLVIKYLDFDIKFMIPVIISAVILQIGDLFESFIKRQVNEKDSSNLIPGHGGVLDRIDSLIFASVVFLIWIRVIHAFNLG from the coding sequence TTGAGCGAATTAATAAAAAGAGTAATATCTGCCGTTGTCTTAGCATCTATTACAATCGGCGGGATTATTTATCTACCTACACAAGCTTTAAAGATAGTCATAGCTTTATTAACAGTTGTAGTAAGTTATGAAGCTTTTAATCTCATTGGAAAGAAATATCCGGAGTTAAAGCATCCAATAGTATTCATAATGGCTTTTATATCATCTTTATCTTTACTTTTTATGGATACATATTTAGCTATATTAATTATATTTCTATTTAGCTTTTATGTAGCATCTAAAAAATGGGATTTAAACTATTTAGCAGTATCTATTTTTGGACTGTCTTACAGTGTATTTTTTGTTTCATCCCTTGGCTTGTTGGTTGATTATAATAAGTATTTGTTATTTTTACTTTTTGCGGTTGTTTGGACCGGCGATACGCTTGCATACTTTGTTGGTAAGAATTTCGGAAAGCATAAACTTTCAACAAGAATATCTCCCAAGAAAACTGTAGAGGGTGCGGTTGGAAGTTTTTTAGGCTCTTTGATTGGTGGTTATTTGGTTATTAAGTATCTTGATTTTGATATAAAATTTATGATTCCTGTGATAATTTCTGCTGTTATTCTTCAGATTGGAGATTTATTTGAAAGCTTCATCAAAAGGCAAGTTAACGAGAAAGATTCTTCTAATCTAATTCCCGGTCATGGCGGGGTTTTAGACAGGATAGACTCTCTTATATTTGCATCGGTTGTATTTTTAATATGGATAAGGGTTATACATGCGTTTAATTTAGGTTAA
- a CDS encoding Trm112 family protein, with amino-acid sequence MLNKELLDILACPVCKGDLILIQKDKEEFLKCENCKLLYPIKEDIPILLEDEAIKEEN; translated from the coding sequence ATGCTAAATAAAGAACTTTTAGACATTTTAGCCTGTCCGGTTTGTAAAGGAGATTTAATATTAATACAAAAAGATAAAGAAGAGTTTTTAAAATGTGAAAATTGTAAATTGCTTTACCCAATAAAAGAAGATATACCTATTCTTTTAGAAGACGAAGCGATAAAGGAAGAAAATTGA